In one Candidatus Limnocylindrales bacterium genomic region, the following are encoded:
- a CDS encoding alpha/beta fold hydrolase, with product MRLALAAGRIAALLICVAVATGVHADGEQLLRDETSGLQYLEVLTGGAATADPVPIVVAMHGLGDHPETFRLLLDDLPAKARVIFPRGPMPHGDDGFSWFDFQPDDDEGQAALGDGIKAAAERITQLVESLKKQRGGPGRVVVCGFSQGGILSFEMAALHPDLIAEAIPVSGYLPSPLWPAERPKTRPLPKIIALHGEADRLIPLQWANWTVEALRSNGYDISLRSWPKVSHALSPEMRATLISAVVSAVEALSPHDASVGPPEKDAPAPPPEVPASPAR from the coding sequence CGACGGCGAGCAGCTGCTTCGCGACGAGACGAGCGGGCTCCAGTATCTCGAAGTGCTGACGGGAGGAGCGGCAACCGCCGACCCGGTGCCGATCGTGGTCGCGATGCACGGTCTCGGGGATCATCCGGAGACGTTTCGCCTGCTCCTCGACGATCTTCCGGCGAAAGCGCGCGTGATCTTCCCGCGCGGGCCGATGCCGCACGGCGACGACGGCTTCTCGTGGTTCGACTTCCAGCCGGATGACGACGAAGGGCAGGCTGCGCTCGGCGACGGCATCAAGGCGGCCGCGGAACGCATCACGCAGCTCGTCGAATCGCTGAAGAAACAGCGCGGCGGACCGGGGCGCGTCGTCGTCTGCGGTTTCTCGCAAGGCGGAATTCTCTCATTCGAGATGGCGGCGCTCCATCCCGACCTGATCGCAGAGGCGATTCCCGTCAGCGGCTACCTGCCGTCGCCGCTGTGGCCGGCCGAGCGTCCGAAGACGCGGCCGCTTCCGAAGATCATCGCGCTGCACGGCGAAGCCGACCGGCTCATTCCGCTGCAGTGGGCCAACTGGACGGTCGAGGCGCTGCGCAGCAACGGCTACGACATTTCGCTGCGCTCGTGGCCGAAGGTATCGCACGCGCTGTCGCCCGAAATGCGCGCCACTTTGATCAGCGCAGTCGTCAGCGCCGTCGAAGCGCTCTCGCCGCACGATGCATCGGTGGGTCCGCCCGAGAAGGACGCACCCGCGCCGCCGCCCGAAGTCCCTGCATCGCCGGCAAGATAA
- a CDS encoding CoA pyrophosphatase — protein MTILSDDEQRPCFVLTRRAARMRSHSRQWALPGGRIDHGETAAQAALRELEEEVGLVLSADRVLGLLDDYPTRSGYVITPVVLWARRDCQLIPNPAEVAEVYRIPLAELEHPEVPQVRNIPESSRPVISIPLMGTNVHAPTAAVLYQLREVAIWGRKTRVAHFEQPVFAWS, from the coding sequence GTGACGATCCTTTCCGACGACGAGCAGCGTCCGTGCTTCGTGCTCACGCGTCGCGCCGCGCGCATGCGTTCGCACAGCCGGCAGTGGGCGCTTCCGGGCGGACGCATCGATCATGGCGAAACCGCAGCGCAGGCTGCTCTGCGTGAGCTCGAGGAAGAAGTCGGGCTGGTTCTTTCCGCGGATCGCGTGCTCGGCCTGCTCGACGACTATCCGACGCGCTCCGGTTACGTGATCACGCCGGTCGTTTTGTGGGCGCGGCGCGATTGCCAGCTGATTCCCAATCCGGCCGAAGTGGCCGAAGTCTACCGCATACCGCTCGCCGAGCTCGAGCATCCCGAAGTTCCCCAGGTCCGCAATATTCCCGAGAGCTCCCGCCCCGTGATTTCGATTCCGCTGATGGGAACGAACGTTCATGCACCGACCGCGGCGGTTCTGTATCAGCTTCGCGAGGTCGCGATCTGGGGACGCAAGACCCGCGTCGCCCATTTCGAGCAGCCGGTTTTTGCGTGGAGCTGA
- a CDS encoding NUDIX hydrolase, which produces MLRQPLLTLLAAYRPFDEHDARARDRIVRFVESHADCFERSLAIGHVTGSAWIVDPSRSRCLLTHHRKLDRWLQLGGHADGECDVLAVAMREAREESGLTSLRAVSDAIFDCDVHPIPERKSEAEHHHYDVRFLVEADPDEPLVVSDESHELAWIALEDVASLSGDWSVERMAAKTAR; this is translated from the coding sequence ATGCTCCGGCAGCCGCTACTCACACTGCTCGCCGCCTATCGGCCGTTCGACGAGCACGATGCCCGCGCGCGTGATCGCATCGTGCGCTTCGTCGAGTCGCATGCCGACTGCTTCGAGCGCTCGCTGGCGATCGGCCACGTGACCGGCTCGGCATGGATCGTCGATCCGTCGCGGTCGCGCTGCCTTCTGACTCACCACCGCAAGCTCGACCGCTGGCTGCAGCTCGGCGGGCACGCCGATGGAGAGTGCGACGTGCTTGCGGTCGCGATGCGCGAGGCCCGCGAAGAGTCGGGCCTTACGTCGCTGCGTGCGGTTTCCGACGCAATCTTCGATTGCGACGTGCATCCGATCCCGGAGCGCAAGTCCGAGGCCGAACATCATCACTACGACGTCCGTTTCCTCGTCGAGGCCGATCCGGACGAGCCGCTGGTCGTCAGCGACGAGTCGCACGAGCTCGCGTGGATCGCGCTCGAAGACGTCGCGAGCCTCTCCGGCGACTGGTCAGTCGAGCGCATGGCGGCAAAGACCGCGCGCTAG